The Ruminococcus bovis genome includes a region encoding these proteins:
- a CDS encoding MATE family efflux transporter, whose translation MSGTKTVAVKLTEGNILKKMLIFAVPIIIGNLLQELYYIFDTLIVGQTLGDIKLAAVGATSSLVFLATGFIIGITSVCAVLTSQFFGAGDDNRMKKSVASHIVIALISTVVLTVGFVLLAKPLLILLNTTSDTFAYSKTYLTIIYGGLPATMLYNVTSALLRSVGDSKTPLMLLLLSSVLNIGLDLLFILVFGWDVAGAAIATVISQGISALLCVVYIKFKVPFIIPNKESFKGIKSMIGDEFKIGFPMGFQYSVISIGMMVLQFFVNGFGSSAVAAYTIGNRVQLFLQNPLNSMSIVMATFAGQNAGAKRYDRIKSGTKKGLLLCLAYSVVIGVLAWIFAEFLTSIFLSNSDPITMKYSIEFIRWNCIFEWSLGMLFIYRGVIQGLKDGVVPMIGSVLEVLMRVLSPLIFSTTLGFASVSFAGPAAWSASAILMIIVYFHKFRKLKRTGTL comes from the coding sequence ATGAGTGGTACAAAGACAGTTGCAGTTAAACTAACTGAAGGTAACATTTTAAAGAAAATGTTGATTTTTGCAGTACCTATTATAATAGGTAACTTGCTACAAGAACTTTACTATATTTTTGATACACTTATTGTTGGCCAAACTTTAGGTGACATAAAGTTGGCAGCAGTTGGAGCTACAAGTTCACTTGTATTTTTGGCTACAGGTTTCATTATCGGTATAACAAGTGTTTGTGCAGTTCTTACTTCTCAATTCTTTGGTGCAGGTGATGACAACAGAATGAAAAAGTCAGTAGCATCACATATTGTTATTGCACTTATTTCAACTGTAGTTTTAACAGTAGGATTTGTACTGTTGGCAAAACCACTTTTAATTTTGCTAAATACTACAAGTGATACTTTTGCTTATTCAAAAACCTACCTAACAATTATATACGGTGGACTTCCTGCTACAATGCTTTACAATGTAACCTCAGCACTTTTAAGGTCAGTAGGGGATAGCAAGACACCTTTAATGTTACTTTTGCTTTCTTCAGTACTTAACATTGGTCTTGACCTATTATTTATTTTAGTATTTGGTTGGGATGTTGCAGGTGCTGCAATTGCAACAGTAATTTCACAAGGTATCTCAGCGTTGCTTTGTGTTGTGTATATTAAGTTTAAAGTGCCTTTCATTATTCCTAACAAAGAAAGTTTCAAGGGAATAAAGTCAATGATTGGTGATGAATTTAAGATTGGTTTCCCTATGGGTTTCCAGTATTCAGTAATTTCAATCGGTATGATGGTACTACAGTTCTTTGTAAACGGTTTTGGTTCAAGTGCAGTTGCTGCTTATACAATAGGTAACAGAGTTCAGCTTTTCCTACAAAACCCTCTAAACTCAATGAGTATTGTAATGGCTACTTTTGCCGGACAAAATGCCGGTGCTAAAAGATATGACAGAATTAAGTCAGGTACAAAGAAAGGACTTTTACTTTGCCTTGCATATTCAGTAGTTATCGGTGTATTAGCCTGGATATTTGCTGAATTCTTAACATCAATTTTCCTATCAAATTCCGACCCTATTACAATGAAGTATTCAATAGAATTTATCAGATGGAACTGTATCTTTGAATGGTCACTTGGTATGCTATTCATTTATCGTGGTGTAATTCAAGGTCTAAAAGACGGTGTTGTACCAATGATAGGTTCAGTACTTGAAGTTTTGATGAGAGTTCTTTCACCATTAATTTTCAGTACAACATTAGGTTTTGCATCAGTTTCATTTGCAGGTCCTGCTGCTTGGAGTGCCAGTGCAATTCTTATGATTATTGTTTATTTTCATAAGTTTAGAAAGCTAAAGCGAACAGGAACTTTATAA
- a CDS encoding GNAT family N-acetyltransferase: MNITYTEEKNFTQEQVVNLFKSVGWQSADYPTRLYKALNNSSTVVTSWCGEELVGLVRVLDDSEMVAFIHYLLVNPKYQGNGIANHLMSIVKEKYKDYLYLEVMPDQKKNVPFYIKQGFNVMEDGTAMNIVNENNKY; the protein is encoded by the coding sequence ATGAATATTACATATACAGAAGAAAAGAATTTTACACAAGAACAGGTAGTGAACTTATTTAAGTCAGTAGGATGGCAGTCTGCCGATTATCCCACACGACTTTATAAAGCGTTAAATAATTCCTCAACAGTAGTTACTTCTTGGTGTGGGGAAGAATTAGTGGGATTAGTTAGAGTTCTTGACGATAGCGAGATGGTAGCTTTTATTCATTATCTTTTAGTTAATCCTAAGTATCAAGGCAATGGTATTGCTAATCATTTAATGAGCATTGTAAAAGAAAAGTACAAGGATTATTTGTATTTAGAAGTGATGCCTGACCAAAAGAAAAATGTACCGTTCTACATAAAACAAGGCTTTAATGTTATGGAAGATGGTACTGCAATGAATATTGTAAATGAGAATAATAAATATTAA
- a CDS encoding winged helix-turn-helix transcriptional regulator: MYQHKLEKDIRCPLEYGLQVFGGKWKSRIICVLAEKENLRYSNLRKEMTNITDAVLASTLKELMADNIVVRKSFDEIPPRVEYSLSEKGKSVVPILQSICKWSGAYHKSDSDNTLRQCEKCDFNYGE; encoded by the coding sequence ATGTATCAACATAAATTAGAAAAAGACATAAGATGCCCACTGGAATATGGATTGCAAGTTTTTGGTGGTAAATGGAAGTCAAGAATTATTTGTGTGTTGGCAGAAAAAGAAAATTTAAGATATAGCAACTTGCGAAAAGAAATGACAAATATTACTGATGCAGTGTTGGCAAGTACGCTGAAAGAATTAATGGCTGACAATATTGTTGTGAGAAAATCCTTTGATGAAATTCCACCGAGAGTAGAGTATAGCTTATCAGAAAAAGGAAAGTCAGTTGTACCGATTTTGCAGAGTATTTGCAAGTGGTCAGGGGCATATCATAAAAGTGATAGTGACAATACACTTCGTCAATGTGAAAAATGCGACTTTAATTATGGAGAGTAA
- a CDS encoding AzlD domain-containing protein — MSHNVYIYLIIMATVTLAIRILPLTLVQKQFKSQFVKSFLYYVPYVTLSVMTFPAIFQATQSPIVGIIAFIIGIIAAWFNAGLFKVSVICCSVVYILELFFC, encoded by the coding sequence ATGAGTCATAATGTTTATATTTACCTTATCATAATGGCTACAGTTACCTTAGCAATAAGAATTTTGCCACTAACACTAGTGCAAAAGCAGTTCAAAAGTCAGTTTGTAAAGTCATTCCTATATTATGTGCCATATGTAACACTTTCAGTAATGACTTTTCCGGCAATTTTCCAAGCAACACAAAGTCCAATTGTAGGCATAATAGCTTTCATAATCGGTATAATTGCAGCATGGTTTAATGCAGGACTTTTCAAAGTTTCTGTAATCTGTTGCAGTGTTGTGTATATATTAGAATTATTTTTCTGTTAA
- a CDS encoding AzlC family ABC transporter permease, which yields MGRLKFLKSKRKILAEGFRDGIPIGLGYLAVSFSLGIAAKNAGLSAFQSFLASLFCNASAGEYSGFTVIAANATYVEMFIVTLVANARYLLMSCALSQRMAEGTKLIHRIVLGFYITDELFGITISRKGFVDPYYTYGAILFAGPCWAVGTALGTIAGNLLPLRIVSALSVALYGMFLAIVVPPSRQNKKLLGIVVCSFALSLACAYLPLVSTLTEGTRIIILTVVISTVAAILFPVKDKEVAEDES from the coding sequence ATGGGTAGGTTAAAATTTTTAAAGTCAAAGAGGAAGATTCTTGCTGAGGGCTTTCGTGACGGTATTCCTATTGGTTTAGGTTACTTGGCAGTTTCTTTTTCTTTAGGTATAGCTGCTAAGAATGCAGGGCTTTCTGCTTTCCAGAGTTTCTTGGCAAGTTTATTTTGCAATGCTTCAGCCGGTGAATATTCAGGCTTTACAGTTATTGCAGCCAATGCAACATATGTTGAAATGTTCATAGTTACTTTGGTAGCAAATGCAAGGTATCTGTTAATGAGTTGTGCTTTAAGTCAAAGAATGGCTGAGGGTACAAAGCTGATACATAGAATTGTGTTAGGGTTCTATATTACAGATGAACTTTTTGGTATAACAATTTCCAGAAAAGGGTTTGTTGACCCATATTATACTTATGGTGCAATTTTATTTGCAGGGCCATGTTGGGCAGTAGGTACTGCTCTTGGTACGATAGCCGGTAATCTGTTGCCGTTAAGGATAGTCAGTGCATTAAGTGTTGCACTTTACGGAATGTTCCTTGCAATTGTTGTACCACCATCAAGACAGAATAAAAAGCTACTTGGCATTGTAGTGTGTAGTTTTGCCCTAAGCCTAGCTTGTGCTTATTTGCCACTTGTTTCAACTTTAACTGAGGGTACAAGAATTATCATTCTTACTGTTGTTATCTCAACAGTAGCAGCAATTCTGTTCCCTGTAAAGGATAAGGAGGTAGCAGAAGATGAGTCATAA
- a CDS encoding DDE-type integrase/transposase/recombinase — protein MIYAAKRMGLVKYKKTKKKSRNHRRYPELLIPGEKVQIDVKEVPYNCLRGKALRDGKHFYQWTAIDECTRMRFVYGFEEHTPENSTKFLKMLLKEFPFKIKTVQTDNGREFTYKYQSSEVKSPFEIELNKLGINHKLIPPRTPWHNGKVERSHRNDQRYFYDWETFKNIEELNTKLKGHLEWSNNKTMRTLEYKSPMQLLSEKLELKSIN, from the coding sequence ATGATATATGCTGCAAAAAGAATGGGCTTAGTAAAATATAAAAAGACCAAGAAAAAGAGCCGTAATCATAGAAGATATCCGGAGCTGTTAATACCTGGAGAAAAGGTGCAGATAGATGTAAAAGAAGTGCCATACAATTGCTTAAGAGGCAAGGCTTTAAGGGACGGAAAGCATTTTTATCAATGGACTGCAATAGATGAATGTACAAGAATGAGATTTGTATATGGGTTTGAAGAACATACACCGGAAAACTCAACTAAATTCTTGAAAATGTTATTAAAAGAATTTCCGTTTAAAATAAAAACGGTTCAAACAGATAACGGAAGAGAGTTCACATATAAATATCAAAGCAGTGAAGTGAAAAGTCCTTTTGAAATAGAATTGAACAAATTAGGTATAAATCATAAATTAATACCACCACGAACACCTTGGCACAATGGGAAGGTAGAAAGAAGTCATAGAAACGACCAAAGATATTTCTATGATTGGGAAACATTCAAAAATATTGAAGAATTAAATACAAAGTTAAAAGGACATTTAGAATGGAGTAATAACAAGACAATGAGAACACTTGAATACAAAAGTCCAATGCAGTTATTGAGTGAAAAGTTAGAATTGAAATCCATTAACTGA
- a CDS encoding helix-turn-helix domain-containing protein, protein MRTKKRKSEASRVYGVSLSSVKRWCKQYDGTWQSLLPKSRRPHSHPNRHTKREERQIRNSFKSAMKDMDGMEYTVI, encoded by the coding sequence ATACGCACTAAGAAAAGGAAAAGCGAAGCAAGTAGAGTGTACGGTGTAAGTCTTTCAAGCGTAAAGAGATGGTGTAAACAATATGACGGTACCTGGCAATCGCTATTGCCTAAATCACGCAGACCACATAGTCATCCCAACAGACACACAAAAAGAGAAGAAAGACAAATTAGAAATTCTTTTAAAAGTGCTATGAAAGATATGGATGGGATGGAGTATACAGTGATTTAA
- a CDS encoding EFR1 family ferrodoxin (N-terminal region resembles flavodoxins. C-terminal ferrodoxin region binds two 4Fe-4S clusters.), translated as MNGIFYFSSTGNSLYLAKKIQSKLNGNVIYIPNYKGNGSEYDRIIIVSPVYSFGLPVHTYDFLLNINEKSKIYVVLNYGGMVGGADVLTYNLAKEHNKNICGVYKLKMPENYTLTFTPPSIYSKLVLKNSHKKINKIIAELKQDKVSIPKNSKTYENTYYKNKSNWHLIGNSFSVSDNCVKCKKCINICPINNITMVNNKIQFGNNCVSCLGCYHRCPEKAIKYKNRNKKSRYLNPYVKDNEIGSDF; from the coding sequence ATGAACGGTATTTTTTATTTTTCATCAACAGGAAATAGCTTGTATTTAGCTAAGAAGATACAAAGTAAATTAAATGGAAATGTAATCTATATACCTAATTATAAAGGCAATGGCAGTGAATATGATAGGATTATAATAGTATCTCCTGTATATTCCTTTGGGTTACCTGTACATACATATGATTTTTTGCTTAATATAAATGAGAAGTCAAAAATCTATGTTGTTCTAAATTATGGTGGTATGGTCGGTGGAGCTGATGTTCTAACTTATAATTTAGCTAAAGAACATAATAAGAATATTTGTGGTGTGTATAAATTGAAAATGCCTGAAAATTATACTTTAACTTTTACACCACCTAGCATATACAGTAAATTAGTTCTCAAAAACTCACATAAGAAAATAAATAAAATTATTGCAGAGTTAAAACAAGACAAAGTGTCAATCCCTAAAAATTCAAAAACTTATGAAAATACATATTATAAAAATAAGTCAAATTGGCATTTAATAGGGAATAGCTTTTCAGTTAGTGATAATTGTGTTAAATGCAAAAAGTGTATAAATATTTGCCCTATTAATAATATCACTATGGTGAATAATAAAATTCAATTCGGTAATAATTGTGTTTCTTGTTTAGGATGTTATCATAGATGCCCTGAAAAAGCTATTAAATATAAAAATAGAAATAAAAAATCCAGATACCTAAACCCTTATGTAAAAGATAATGAAATAGGCTCAGACTTTTAA
- a CDS encoding ATP-dependent Clp protease ATP-binding subunit: MLCSKCNKRPAVVFVSNSADGQSKGYCLTCAKELGIKPVEDLINKMGITDDDLEAVQDQMTSIMDNLVENGDLQSMVESMGIDPEALQGELVNLNGDNNDDDEDGDKDFTPGGAPTFPAFFNSMFSGNNPNSNGDNSDNKKKDKKDKSKKNRKFINLYCEDLTKKAKNGLVDRVIGRDKEIERIIQILSRRTKNNPCLIGEPGVGKTAIAEGLAGRIVEGNVPLRLRNKEIHLLDLTSLVAGTQFRGQFESRIKGLIKEVKEAGNIILFIDEVHSLVGTGDSEGTMNAANILKPALSRGEIQVIGATTFTEYRKYIEKDSALERRFQPVKVGEPSIAETIDVLTGVKSYYEIHHRVAVSDDIVRKAVIFSERYITDRFLPDKAIDLLDESCACCALRSKAMEEYDKLSVEKKELAIKRDNLSSADDVNFEEIAKIKTQLLNIDEKMKELEPEAVNVQVTEEDLAKVIELWTGIPSSRIRENELAKLHDLEEKLNKKIIGQEEAVKALSSAIKRSRLQISPRRRPASFIFVGPTGVGKTELVKVLSKELFDSPETLIRLDMSEFMEKHSVSKIIGSPPGYVGYDEAGQVTEKVRRRPYSVLLFDEIEKAHPDVMNILLQILDEGKVTDAHGREVNFENTVIVMTSNAGSDKRENALGFGKTQADAHKEKAMKALSEFLRPEFLARVDEILVFRDLDENDFKKISALLLDEYVPTLKEKGITFKYDDKACTALAEKAKGGKSGARDLRNIIRKEVEDKIAEEIIDAGNTSLSGIAVTAEDNKIKLEVM, encoded by the coding sequence ATGCTTTGCTCTAAATGTAATAAGCGTCCTGCAGTTGTCTTTGTATCAAACAGTGCTGATGGACAGTCAAAGGGCTATTGCCTTACTTGTGCCAAAGAACTTGGTATAAAGCCGGTTGAGGACTTAATAAATAAGATGGGCATTACAGATGATGACCTTGAGGCAGTTCAGGATCAGATGACATCTATAATGGACAACCTAGTTGAAAATGGAGATTTACAGTCAATGGTTGAGTCTATGGGTATTGACCCTGAGGCTTTACAAGGTGAACTTGTAAACCTAAATGGCGACAACAATGACGATGACGAAGATGGGGACAAGGACTTTACACCGGGAGGTGCTCCAACATTCCCTGCATTTTTCAACAGTATGTTTAGTGGTAACAACCCTAACAGTAACGGAGATAATTCTGATAATAAGAAAAAGGACAAGAAGGATAAGTCCAAGAAAAACAGAAAGTTTATTAACTTGTACTGTGAGGACTTAACTAAAAAAGCTAAGAATGGTCTTGTTGACAGAGTTATCGGCAGAGATAAAGAAATTGAAAGAATTATTCAGATTCTTTCTCGTAGAACAAAGAACAACCCTTGTTTAATCGGTGAACCGGGTGTAGGTAAAACTGCAATTGCCGAAGGTTTAGCCGGTAGAATTGTTGAGGGCAATGTTCCTCTAAGACTTAGAAATAAGGAAATTCACCTACTAGACCTAACTTCACTTGTAGCCGGTACTCAGTTTAGAGGTCAGTTTGAAAGCCGTATTAAGGGCTTAATCAAGGAAGTAAAAGAAGCCGGTAACATTATCCTATTTATTGATGAAGTACATAGCCTTGTTGGTACAGGTGACAGTGAAGGTACAATGAATGCAGCAAATATCTTGAAACCGGCTCTATCTCGTGGCGAAATTCAAGTTATCGGTGCTACAACATTTACCGAATATAGAAAGTATATTGAAAAGGACTCAGCTTTAGAAAGAAGATTTCAGCCTGTAAAGGTTGGCGAACCTTCTATTGCAGAAACAATTGATGTTTTAACAGGTGTTAAGTCATATTACGAAATTCACCACAGAGTAGCAGTATCCGACGATATAGTAAGAAAGGCAGTTATCTTCTCAGAAAGATACATTACAGACCGTTTCTTACCTGATAAGGCTATTGACCTTCTTGATGAATCTTGTGCTTGTTGTGCTTTAAGAAGTAAGGCTATGGAAGAGTATGATAAGCTATCTGTAGAAAAGAAAGAATTAGCAATTAAGAGAGACAACCTTTCTTCTGCTGATGATGTAAACTTTGAAGAAATTGCAAAAATCAAAACTCAACTTCTTAACATTGATGAAAAGATGAAAGAACTTGAACCTGAAGCAGTTAATGTTCAGGTTACAGAGGAAGATTTAGCTAAGGTAATTGAACTATGGACAGGTATTCCATCATCAAGAATCAGAGAAAATGAATTAGCAAAACTTCACGACCTAGAAGAAAAGCTAAACAAAAAGATTATCGGTCAGGAAGAAGCTGTAAAGGCTCTATCATCAGCTATTAAGCGTTCAAGACTACAGATTTCACCTCGTAGAAGACCTGCATCATTTATCTTTGTTGGACCTACAGGTGTTGGTAAAACTGAACTTGTAAAGGTTCTTTCTAAGGAACTGTTTGACTCACCTGAAACTCTAATCAGACTTGATATGTCTGAATTTATGGAAAAGCATAGTGTGTCAAAGATTATCGGTTCACCTCCGGGATATGTTGGCTATGATGAAGCAGGACAAGTTACAGAAAAGGTTAGAAGAAGACCATATTCTGTACTACTGTTTGATGAAATCGAAAAGGCTCATCCTGATGTTATGAATATCCTTCTACAGATTCTAGATGAAGGTAAAGTAACAGATGCTCACGGTAGAGAAGTTAACTTTGAAAATACAGTTATCGTTATGACAAGTAATGCCGGTTCTGATAAGAGAGAAAATGCATTGGGCTTTGGTAAAACTCAGGCTGATGCTCATAAGGAAAAGGCAATGAAAGCACTTTCAGAGTTCTTAAGACCTGAATTCTTAGCTAGAGTTGACGAAATTCTTGTATTTAGAGATTTAGACGAAAACGACTTTAAGAAGATTTCAGCACTACTACTTGATGAATATGTGCCTACTCTAAAGGAAAAGGGCATTACATTTAAGTATGACGATAAGGCTTGTACTGCATTAGCTGAAAAGGCTAAGGGTGGTAAGTCAGGTGCTAGAGATTTAAGAAATATTATTCGTAAGGAAGTTGAAGATAAAATCGCAGAAGAAATTATTGATGCCGGTAATACTTCACTTTCAGGTATTGCAGTTACTGCTGAGGATAATAAGATTAAACTTGAAGTAATGTAA
- a CDS encoding CDP-alcohol phosphatidyltransferase family protein: protein MNSEEKKEINNDSSDEILTIPNILSFFRILLITPFMILFLNGQYVWAAVMIIISGLTDCVDGFVARHFNQVSNFGKILDPVADKLTLLAVGIGICILTPEVITVMVILIIKDLLMLIGGIALIKNDIQPPQARWYGKVGTILFYISVCTIVVLKVFGIEVPYLSVILLSITAATMIFALVKYFLLFLDLITNGSNQKKGE from the coding sequence ATGAATAGTGAAGAGAAGAAAGAGATAAACAATGATTCATCTGATGAAATTTTAACTATCCCTAATATACTTTCATTTTTTAGAATTTTACTTATTACACCATTTATGATATTATTCTTAAATGGACAGTATGTTTGGGCAGCAGTAATGATTATTATTTCCGGTCTTACTGACTGTGTTGATGGGTTTGTTGCTCGTCACTTTAATCAAGTGTCTAATTTTGGCAAAATTCTTGATCCTGTAGCTGATAAACTTACACTTTTAGCAGTAGGTATTGGAATTTGTATCTTGACACCGGAGGTAATAACTGTTATGGTTATCCTTATAATAAAAGATTTACTTATGCTAATTGGTGGTATTGCTTTAATAAAAAATGATATTCAACCTCCACAAGCAAGATGGTACGGAAAGGTTGGAACAATTTTGTTCTATATTTCTGTATGTACTATTGTAGTGTTAAAGGTATTTGGTATTGAAGTACCTTACCTTTCAGTAATTCTGCTAAGTATTACTGCTGCTACAATGATATTTGCTTTGGTTAAATATTTTCTATTATTTTTAGATTTAATAACAAATGGTAGTAACCAGAAGAAAGGAGAATAA
- a CDS encoding CvpA family protein → MNLTVWLDIGVSILFILTVIVCYRRGFAKTILGLLSSVISLAGAYFIGSWLSKLIYDNAIKDKIVSNVSNSMESSVSSTTSKVETATNDLPEFVDKILGYFGYNSSNINKGIDSTVHTQSQNVANGIESVIGPIVTALIAFLLVFLLFIILRFITGKISRMICRGFNLPVISTVNHIVGGVVGIFNALILIYFLSGIVTYAIPLFSGGKISYEDFNLAVESSKIFKIFYEHNFLADTLKSVLSVFN, encoded by the coding sequence ATGAACTTAACAGTATGGTTAGATATTGGGGTATCAATCCTCTTTATCTTAACAGTAATTGTTTGTTACCGTAGAGGTTTTGCAAAGACAATCCTAGGACTTTTAAGTTCTGTAATTTCCTTAGCAGGTGCTTATTTTATCGGTTCTTGGTTATCAAAGCTGATTTACGACAATGCTATTAAGGATAAGATTGTTTCTAATGTAAGTAACTCTATGGAAAGCAGTGTTTCTTCCACAACCTCAAAGGTAGAAACTGCTACCAATGATTTACCTGAGTTTGTTGACAAAATTCTGGGTTACTTTGGATATAACAGTAGTAATATTAATAAGGGTATTGATTCTACTGTACATACCCAAAGTCAAAATGTAGCAAATGGTATTGAAAGTGTAATAGGTCCGATTGTTACTGCACTGATTGCTTTTTTACTTGTATTTTTGTTATTTATTATTTTAAGATTTATTACCGGTAAAATCTCAAGAATGATTTGTCGTGGCTTTAATTTACCGGTTATCTCAACAGTAAATCATATTGTTGGTGGTGTAGTCGGTATATTTAATGCACTAATCTTAATTTACTTTTTAAGTGGTATCGTAACATATGCTATTCCACTATTTTCCGGAGGTAAAATCTCCTATGAAGATTTTAATTTAGCAGTAGAAAGTAGCAAAATCTTTAAGATTTTTTATGAACACAACTTCCTGGCTGATACATTAAAATCAGTTTTATCAGTATTTAATTAA
- a CDS encoding DUF5711 family protein: MGKHGEKVTSSDEQNIIKEDSKKKAEKAEKIEAKELKQNKKRKKRKILSYENVPIEEYSEETVKFNKRILKKTIIVFVIIIVLFAGVFLIANRSKFTWDNFSTWVSVNVLGSNKGEDFPVDTLGTTVSKGNFTMIGGHVSYASDTSYVELSDSAGRIINSQLSYSDPILRGTRNYSIVYGAGGNGFMVSDAKETKHKGTTKEGIFTADVNDNGYYCVVTQGSGYLSQLTAYNNENQKLYEYYFSDYYITCVSINPSGDGAVCTGITSKDGGEETKIYQLNFTEKKPVREYTLNDSMVYDTRYISSNKVCAVANNAVYTLDLTSDKPKVTDYNSRTLTTYDFNADTNVLSVVLSKSGDGRNCDILIFNSTGEIEKTLKWTDRVDSISTYKGNVGILSSGTAYILDDQSKVLSKADAGNDAKALLLYSSNDAYVLGISEIRDISIDK; encoded by the coding sequence ATGGGAAAACATGGAGAAAAAGTCACTTCTAGTGATGAACAAAATATTATAAAAGAAGATTCAAAGAAAAAGGCAGAAAAAGCCGAAAAAATCGAAGCTAAAGAACTAAAACAAAATAAAAAGAGAAAGAAAAGAAAAATTCTCAGTTACGAGAATGTACCTATTGAGGAGTACAGTGAAGAAACTGTAAAGTTTAACAAGAGAATTCTTAAGAAAACTATTATAGTTTTTGTTATAATAATTGTACTTTTTGCCGGTGTATTCTTAATTGCCAACAGAAGTAAATTTACTTGGGACAACTTTTCAACTTGGGTTAGTGTAAATGTACTTGGCTCAAATAAAGGTGAAGATTTCCCTGTAGATACTTTAGGTACTACTGTCAGTAAAGGTAATTTTACTATGATAGGTGGTCATGTAAGTTATGCAAGTGATACTTCTTATGTTGAACTTAGCGACTCAGCCGGTAGAATTATCAACAGTCAGTTAAGTTACAGCGACCCAATTCTAAGAGGTACAAGAAACTACTCAATTGTTTACGGTGCAGGTGGTAACGGCTTTATGGTTAGTGACGCTAAAGAAACTAAGCATAAAGGCACAACTAAGGAAGGTATCTTTACTGCTGATGTAAACGATAACGGTTACTATTGTGTTGTAACTCAGGGTAGTGGTTATCTTTCTCAGTTAACTGCTTATAATAACGAAAACCAAAAGTTATATGAATATTATTTTTCTGATTATTACATCACTTGTGTTTCTATTAACCCATCAGGTGACGGTGCAGTTTGTACAGGTATCACCTCAAAAGACGGTGGGGAAGAAACCAAGATTTATCAGCTAAACTTTACAGAGAAAAAACCGGTTAGAGAATATACCTTAAACGACTCTATGGTTTACGATACAAGATATATTTCTTCAAACAAGGTTTGTGCAGTAGCTAATAATGCAGTATATACACTTGACTTAACAAGTGATAAACCAAAGGTTACTGATTATAACTCAAGAACTCTTACAACATATGATTTTAATGCAGATACAAATGTTCTTTCAGTAGTATTATCAAAGAGTGGTGACGGCAGAAACTGTGACATTCTGATTTTTAATTCTACAGGAGAAATTGAAAAAACTCTGAAATGGACTGATAGAGTTGACTCTATCAGCACATATAAAGGCAACGTAGGTATTCTTTCATCAGGTACAGCATATATTCTAGATGACCAAAGCAAGGTTCTATCTAAGGCTGATGCCGGTAATGATGCAAAGGCTCTGTTGCTTTACAGTTCTAACGATGCCTATGTTTTAGGTATTAGTGAAATTCGTGATATTAGTATAGACAAGTAG